TTGTGCTGTTTCTAAATCTGAATCTGCAGAAAAGCCGGCTACATAAACGCCTTTTTTGCCCGAAGTCGATTTAATTCCGTATACAACTGCCTCATCGCCAGGGTCAGATTCCCCTTCGTATCGATACACATGAACAATTTCAAATTTCTCAGGATTTTTTCTGATCATGTCAGCATTGCGGTTAAAGTCGCAGGTAAATCCCTTTTCATTCAATTGATCTAAAGCCTTTGAAACAGTTGCGTAATGATACATTCTTTTCATAACAAAATCAGTTTAATAATTATAATTTTAAAGATAACCATTTTAAAATTAAAAAGTTATGACAATTCTCATAAAATCGGAAATTTAAAATTATTATTGTTCCTTAAGAAATCGCTACTTTTGCAGCGCAGACCGCCTTATCGTCGTCCGCCTCGGCGGAGGGAGGAAAGTCCGGACACCATAGAGAAGCATAGCGGGTAACGCCCGTCGGCTCCGATTTTATCAGAGTTAGGACAAGTGCAGCAGAAAGTATGTACAGGTAATGCTGTAGTGAAACCAGGTAAACTCTATGCGGTGAAATACCAAGTATATCGGCATTTAAGGGCTTCTCGTTCGTTGCCGAAGGGTAGGTAGATTGAGTCCTGCAGTAATGCAGGATCTAGATAAATGATAAGGTATTGTCTTCGTTTCTAAAAAACAAGACAAGAACAGAATCCGGCTTACAGGTCTGCATTTTTTATATATTTGTGAACTATCTAACTTATTTTCATGAATATAAACACTCCTGATCCTTCATTAAAAACCAAGAAAAGCCTTTTGTTTATTGTAGTTACAAACCTTACTTTTTGGGTTTTAATTGCCATAATTGCCGGGATTTTACTCGGACATTATTCGCCTCAAAATGGTGTAAAAATGGAAGTATTAGGAAAAAAGTTCATCGATCTGATTAAACTTTTTATAGGACCAATTATTTTCCTGACGATTGTTTTGGGAATTTCCGGAATGGGAAATTTAAAGAAAGTAGGCCGGATTGGTGTAAAAGCTTTAGGATATTTTGAAGTCGTTTCAACAATTGCTTTGGCAATTGGTGTAGCAGTGGCTTATTTGTTTCAGCCCGGAAAAATCGATAAATCCAGCTTAGAAATTGGTGATGCGAGTAAATATACAAGCGGTGCTGCCGAAAATTTTTCATGGTTAGAATTTTTCTTATCTAATTTTACCCTTCAGGTTTTATTGGCTGCAATAATCTGCGGTATAGCTTTAAACTTTTATCAAAAAAGAGAACAGACCATTTTAGTTCTGGAACGATTTTCTAAAGTAGTTTTTACAGGTTTAAAATATGTTATGTACCTGGCACCAATTGGAGCTTTTGGCGGAATGGCCTTTACCATAGGTAAATTTGGTCTTAAAACTTTGATTCCGCTTGGCAAACTCATGCTTTGTGTTTATCTCACAATGGCGTTATTTGTGTTTTTAATTTTAGGAAGTATCCTCAAATATTATAAAATAAGTATTTTTTCGATTTTAAAATATATTAAAGAAGAACTTTTACTGGTTCTTGGAACTTCATCTTCAGAAGCGGCACTGCCAAGTATTATGATAAAACTCGAAAAAATGGGATGCAGCAAATCAGTTGTTGGATTGGTAATCCCGACAGGTTATTCGTTTAATCTGGACGGAACTTCGATTTACCTTTCAATGTCAGTAATCTTTTTGGCGCAGCTGTATGACGTGCATTTGAGTTTCCTGGAAATCCTGACCGTTATAGGAATTTTAATGATTACTTCAAAAGGCGCGGCGGGTGTTACCGGAAGCGGTTTTATAGTTTTAGCGTCAACCTTAACAGCCCTTCATAAAATTCCGGTAGAGGGACTGGCGTTTTTACTTGGCGTTGATAAATTTATGAGCGAAGCCAGAGCCATTACCAATTTAATAGGAAACACAGCTGCCACGATTATCATCTCAAAATCAGAAAGAGATTTTACAGAGTTAAATTTGAATAGTGATATTGAGTAGAATTTTTCCAGCAGATTTAGAAGATCAAAGAGATATTTAAAATATAAATCAGCCGAATCTGCGAAATCTGCGAGAAAAAACTTTACTGCCTTTGCGGTAAAAAACTATGATTCGTCCTTAGTAGTTCGTATCAGGCTGATTCCCGACATGAAAAAGACGATTCCTAATATTCCGTAAATGATAAGCGATTTAATATCCCGGGTTTCACCGGAAGTGCCGGCAAAAATCACGGCTGTATAAATAAGTCCTATAATTCCGAGGATTGTAAGCAACCCGCCGAAAAATCTTTTTAGGTTCATGATTATTAGATTTAAAAGTTCTCTAATAAATTTATTTTTATAATCATGAATTGTTGTTATACAATTGTTTACGAAAATTATATGATTCGCAGAAGCCTACTTTTGAATCTTAAATTCTAAACCAATATTTCGGACACTTTCAATTTTGATATTAGGATCTGAGCTAAAATATTTCCTGAGTCTGCTGATAAAAACATCCATGCTTCGGCCTGAAAAATAATCGTCTTTTTTCCAGACCGACATTAAAATCTGATCTCTCTTTAATAACTGATTATGATTAAGATATAAATATTCAATAAGAGCTGCTTCTTTCTCCGTAAGCTGCTGTACGTGGTTTTGGGTAACAAGAGTCAAACGCTCATTATCAAAAATATACGAACCAATTTCGATTGTATTGTTTCCGTCCAGACTTCTCTTTTGTTCAATTCTTTTTAGGATATTCTGTAAACGCAGCACCAGTTCGTCGACTT
This portion of the Flavobacterium gelatinilyticum genome encodes:
- a CDS encoding cation:dicarboxylate symporter family transporter, whose product is MNINTPDPSLKTKKSLLFIVVTNLTFWVLIAIIAGILLGHYSPQNGVKMEVLGKKFIDLIKLFIGPIIFLTIVLGISGMGNLKKVGRIGVKALGYFEVVSTIALAIGVAVAYLFQPGKIDKSSLEIGDASKYTSGAAENFSWLEFFLSNFTLQVLLAAIICGIALNFYQKREQTILVLERFSKVVFTGLKYVMYLAPIGAFGGMAFTIGKFGLKTLIPLGKLMLCVYLTMALFVFLILGSILKYYKISIFSILKYIKEELLLVLGTSSSEAALPSIMIKLEKMGCSKSVVGLVIPTGYSFNLDGTSIYLSMSVIFLAQLYDVHLSFLEILTVIGILMITSKGAAGVTGSGFIVLASTLTALHKIPVEGLAFLLGVDKFMSEARAITNLIGNTAATIIISKSERDFTELNLNSDIE
- a CDS encoding response regulator transcription factor, with protein sequence MKRLLLAEDDFDFAAILKQYLELHQFEVIWAENGETALDYFKNQTFDICVFDVMMPKLDGFSLAEKIITINPETPFIFLTARKLKEDKIIGLKLGADDYIVKPFEVDELVLRLQNILKRIEQKRSLDGNNTIEIGSYIFDNERLTLVTQNHVQQLTEKEAALIEYLYLNHNQLLKRDQILMSVWKKDDYFSGRSMDVFISRLRKYFSSDPNIKIESVRNIGLEFKIQK